GTTCTTTGTAGATTCTCCAGATTCTTCCATTTCCTGTGTAAGTATCCTTCCATTTCCTTCTTGTACCCAATTCTTCATTCAGTTATTCATGTTTCAGCCTTGTGTACAAATTATGTCACTGATCGATTAGAATCAAAATAATAGTTCAAAATTGAGACCATCATACGTCCCAGTCTTAGAGGGGAATACATCAAGAAGTTTGTTATATGGTCATGCATGGATCTCATACTGTTACCATTCCTTGTTTTCTTATGTGCTACAGTATAGAAACAtaaaatcaagttcctccttcactattttttttcctgaatttGCTCAAAATAATATTGTAGCTAAACCTATATCATGCTTTGATCACTGGGCAATTTTGTCTATTTGATGGTGGTAATAAGTTCAAATAATCATTTGATagtcctttcctttcttttcctttgttGCACGGACATGGGCATAATTACTGATTTAAGTCTGTCTGCTGCTTGCTTCGTCATACAAGAAAAACCTAGGTAACAAAGAAAGTTGTTTGTGTTAAGTATCTGATGACAGCATATTGAGCTACTGCTAATTATGCAGTGACATAACATAAAGATATGCTGGTATGCCTTAGACTAAACAACTGGTTAAGTAATTCTATTAGAGCTGACAGAGTGAAGTAAAATATAACTCTGCTTTTGACTCGTAATTGTCCTATCATGTGGAGTATTCATAAGGGTTGGCTGCTATAGGGCTGGTTAAGTCACTCAAAAATGTTGCAAGCTACTTATTTGATCTATTCTGTTTGATTTTTCTTGCCCATTGTGTGAATGATGGCTGATGTTGTTCATATTCCAGGTGTCATGCACAAATAACCAAGTCTATCTCCTAAAAATGCCTAATATGGAGGTCATGCGATCTATCGCTGGAATTAAGGTTTGTAATAACATGAAAGTTCTTTGCTTCAAGAATTTAAGCAATTAAATAGCATTGCTAGTTCTGGTTTCCATATTTCAGATGAATGGTGATTATATTGTATGATCGTGATCTCATGATTATCCTTTTCTATATTCATCTCTGTAGCTGCCAATTGCTTCCACGAGCTTGGGTGGATCTGATCGGTCTGTGTATGGATTTGATTATACAAATAGACTTGTTGCTATACCAACGGAAGATTACTGCATACAGTTCTACGATTTGTTTGAGAACACTGAGATTTCAGAGGTAAGCTAATCAACCTAACAGGGGAACTTCTCGTGTTTACTCAGTCCTCTTTCGGGCAGAAATTGATGGGACGATGGACACTTTATACCAAAACTAATCCCTGTGTTGTTAACCTTTTCAGTTGCAAGTATGTCAGAGGAATTTTCAGCCTGTTGATGATATCACAGTAAGATGACACATgttttcatgtgtatatttctaGTCACATTGTTTTAGTTTCTTCTGTACTCACTTTACCTTCTCTTTATATTCcgttttttctttgtttctgttATCTGTTTATTGTTTGGCAAACACTTTGCAGCACTATATGCTGCTTTATAGTTGTTTTTTCATACTTAGTTTTATTCTAGATATATTTGACATGCTTTCTACATTGATAAAAATAAACTAGTTACCTTTGATGCTTGAATAATTTGCTGTTCTTGATTGGTATTCAGATTTTAACCTTAGCTTTTGACatgttccattttttttctttgctacAGATGTACATTTCCTTAGTTTCATTGTCAATTGATGGCAGTTTGATGTGCACTGTGGATGTCAAGCTTCCTGAAGATGAATTGGGTGGTCTTGTTACACTAAAGTTCTGGAATCACGGGTCTAGTGCGGGAAATTATTTTTTGTCCACTGTCATTTATGAGCCTCACAGGTTGGTCCATGTTATAGGGTTGCTGATAAATACAAACTGAAAGTATGAAACTATCTGTTTTAACTTCTATATTAATTCTTCATGCAGTGATGCTGAGGTATCTGCTGTTGCTTTCCGCCCAGGAAGGAATATGGCTGTGAGCTCTTCTTTTGGTGGTAACTTCAAGGTGTGCATATCTGTTATGTTTGAGGGGATTCTTTGTTTCCTTATTTCATAAGTTTTATTGTTCTGTTATGTAGGTTTGGGTCCAGAGTTTATCTTCACAATCAAGCAATGAAAAAAATTGTGCTGGTTGGAGATGCCAATCGGTTGGCTCGTACAAGTGAGTTGTTCTGTTTTCCTTTGAGCAATACCTGTTAATATGGGCAAAGATTTAGTCATAAGCATATTTGTAAACAACTTTAATGTAACCGCGCAACTAGTCTGCCagcattcctttttttttattggtaAGTGAGGCAGATAATATTCTGAAGCAATTGAAATTTTGCAGGAAGAAACCTATGACATCAGCAGCCTTCTCAGCCGATGGATCTGttcttgcagttgcagctgAGAGTGTCATCACACTGTGGGATCCTGATAATAATGCGCTTGTTGGTGTCATTGCAGAAACATTATCGGTATCTGATTATACCTAGACTTGTATTTTCATGTTATACCTCTGCTTTAACATATCAGCTTGACGTATTGCACTTATTGTATTTGCAGCCAGTTACAAACCTTTCTTTTGTTGGGACATCAGTGTTTTTGATGTCTGTATGTCAGAGTTCAAGACCACAGGTTACTGTATGGAATGTTTCAAATCTTTGCATGCAGTGGTCTTACAGCATTTATGCAGAAGGTACATACTATGTTAGCAGCACAATTTGTGCTATCTAGATTTAGCAAGGCAAAAATTGTAGGCATGTTCTACTTACAATGCATTATGCTTTATCGTATTGGGAAAACACAATTCTTGTTCTGATGCTTGGATATGGATAGCGTTCCCTGGTCATGCCCGTGGATGCACATAAGATGAATCTGACAACCTTGTCACATTAGATGTTGCCCCGTCCTGTCTAATTCAGTTTCAGGATGATCATCATGATGAATCTCAGAATCTGGCCAGCCTCAAAGGCTGCCAAGTTACATTGCTGCAATCACATGTAAATGTTGTTAACAGTGGTGTACTGATCTTTAGGCTGGTCCTCTTTCCTAACATTCTCAAGTGCTGTCTGACGGTTGGGTTGTGAAAACTAATCTGTGGTCAATGAGCAAGTTCCTTTGATCATGTTCTCATATTTGCACGTTTTTTTACAGCTGCATGCTGTTCGCCAGATGGGAACGAATTTGCGGTTCTTGCTCTTCTAAGCTGTCCTGATGGAGGAGCATCAACAGAGCAAGATGGAGCAATTCTACTTTTCAATGCAGAAAACCCAAACCCTGTTGCCTCCTGGTCGGTAAAGAAGGTATGCCCATTTGAGCTATTTTGACCTATCATATCAACTTGTTGGAGTATCGCTCTATTGGGTATACTTTAAGGAACTGAATTTTgctcttgttctttttttaatatTCTCATGTTTATACTTTTTTTGTTAGATAGTATGCTTAGTTGCTTATTCCTGTAGTTTTCCAATAAAATTTCAGTTGGTTTGTTTTCTTCCGTATGTGTTGTTAGATAGCACACAATGGACTAGGGACCTTTATGACACATAACTTTGTTTCCAGGCAAGGGGTGGCAGCATTTCTTTTGTGAAAGGTGACATCTCTTTGGATGCAAATGCTAATAATTCGAGAGACAGAGACACAGTGTCATTGGTTTATGTAAATGGTTCCCATGAATATGCCATCTTTGATCCCCGAAAGAGTGAGGAGTTGGTTATTAGCAGGAACGCAGACAAGAAGATTCAAGCTGATGAACCTGGTGAGTGTGTTATATGGGTTGTTATATTCTTAACCTCTTCTATACAATCCTTACTTGCTACTGTTAGTTGAATGATATATGTGGTAACAAACATGATTTAAGTATTGCCGCTTGTTATATGCCATGCTTTTCTGAAGTTGTTTCTGGTAAATGTTTTTCTGTATCTTGGGAAACATAGAAAAGTTTTCCATTGCCTTTTAATCTTGAAGCATTATGTACAAACACTGAAACCTCTTGTCTGTTGTTTCAGCACTAATTGGCTACGCTTCTATTTACGGAGAGCTTCGAAAACTGGAGTCAAAGAAAGAGGTTTCAGATGTTCCATTTATCCCCTCAGACAGGCCTTGGGAGACCATATTCAGTGGATCGTCTCATGTTCTTCCGCCTCTCACAAAACTATGTTCCGCTTTCTTGTCATCATTGCTGGAGAAGAGATCAGTTGCAAATGAGTGAGATGCACCCAAAGTTTTGTCGCGTCATACTATATACTTGCCAGCTGCAAAATGGCAATGCGGAAGGAAATCCACTGACTCAATGCTACAAAGGTGATTTGATGAAGACCTGGAAGGCAGAAGCTCCTCGTTCAGAGATGCTGGGTGGCGCCGTTGAGGCTTGCTTGCAGAAAAGCACGTGACAGTGCTGTGAGCAATGGCACCGGATGTTGTAGCGGTAAAGTTACTGGCAATCTAGTGATCGTAGCAGTTTTGTTTCCTTAACAGCTTCACATGTAACTTGAACAGCCAAACTGCCAAATTTTGGTGTGATACGATGATGTCCGGTAACATTGCGCTTGTTGGGACTCGGGTACCGTTACTGCAACTTGGCACTGTTATGCCACGAGATCACGAAGGCAACCTTTGGATTGTGCCGCTGCTGAACAATCTGTAGACTGCAGGGTTTGGTAATTGTTTGCCCTGGCGTTGCCTCCATGATACGCGAAGATTGGAGGGCGCATGTAGGTCCCACTTAAAAATGGCTTATATCACTTGGATCTCTAGCTTCATTCTGAGTAAAATAGCTTGTTCCATTTCCATGTCTTTACTGTGGCAGAGCAGTGGCCACTGGATATAGCAGTTTATTTTTCGGCAATGTGTTCATGTGTCAAAACTGGCCACTTGCACAATAAAGATGCAATTTTTATGGGATTGTAGCTGCACGAACATCGCATGGCCTAACTGAACTTCCAACCAGATCGATCAGCTAGGCACTCTGTTGTAGGTGGTCAACGGCCAACCAGCTTCGTgcaacaagcagcagcagctaggaGGCGAGTAGGAGGCCTCACTCTCGAGCACGCCCTTCTCCTGACAGGTCCCCTACAAACCCCTACCTAAAACCTCGCCGCGGCGTCCTATACATACGGCCTCCGGAGGCTCTCCGGCCAAGAAACCAACCCACACAGAGAGTCCGGCAATggcccaccaccaccgtcgcTGCCGCCCCGTCATGACCGTCGCTGCGGCGCTCTGCCTCGTCGTCCTCACGCTCGGCGGGAGGTGCGGGGCCGCGGCGAGGCCGCTGAGGCGCCTGCACGCGGCGGAGGGGAGCACGGAGCCGGCGTTGGCGTCGGAGGCGGCAGAGGCGGTGCTCGAcgtggcggcagcggaggcgccggaggccgccgccatgttggccgcaggaggcggcggcgagggccaggGCGGCCTCGGCGAGGGAAAGTGGCTCCCGCTGCCGATGCCGATGCCGATGTccatgccggcggcgagcgcgctgGCGGGCGGGCTGCGgttcccgccgctgccggtGTCGTTCCCGCTGGCCGGCGCGTCCATGCCGTGGCtccccggcgcgccgcccgcgtTCGCGGGGGTGCCGGCGCTCGTGCCCCCCTACGTGGGCGCCACGCGGCAGGAGCAGCTCAGCCTGTGGGCGTCGCTGTTCAACCCGTTCCAGGTCAGGCCGAGGCTGCCGGGCGCCCTCGGCGGCGAGACGACGACCGCGGGCGCCGTCGAGCGCGGCGGcccggccatcgccggcgccgggaaGGCCGCCGAGGGGGAGACCATGGacgtgcccgccgccggcgccgtccaggTCCCCGAGCCCAAGTGGGGTGTCTTCCTGGGCAACATCGATCGCCGCAACTAGCCATGTGGCGAGATAAGCCAACTAGCTTAGTATAGATGAAAACTGGAAGGCTTTTTGAAAAATCAAACTATACATTCTTCTTTTTGGAAAATGTTAGTAGCACACTGAACTTTTTGCAAGTTTGAGCAAAATGTTTGTATCAAGGACCAGTCAAGAGTTAAGAGGAAGCTTGTTTGCATATTCATTTCCTCAATGTTTTATAAACTTGGTATGCCTGAATGCAGCTTCAAATGGTTAGGTCGTCTGTGCTTTCCAAGCAATTCAGCAGCAAAAGAATTGACATCATGGATCAGCTGCCCATTTCTGCTTGGATGAGGTATGGACACTGAACCAGTGAACAGGGAGTTACTTTCTCAAAGCGAAGCCATCGAGCCACCCGGCCCTGTTTCTGTCAACCACCCAGGCTCCTTTGCTCACCTTATTCTACCGCACAAAGGTGCCCGGAAGCTTTCAAAAGAATCCTGAAGACTAGCAAAAGCAACCAACACTGATCATCATTCCCTAACTGAATCACATTCTTGGACACAATACTTTTCATCTCTCGAAAAAATCGACGGAAAGGTCTAGCATTCACTTAAGAAGAAGATGCACACCCGAGCTCGAGTCCAAGCTGCTCGAACCCAGAGCGCTCAAGAACAACTAACAGCAtcatttgattaaaaaaaatcattttccaCCAAATGAATGCATGAGGAGGCTGCCTTTGTCACGCATGATTCTGATGTAGAAACTGTTGGCACCTTTATGTCGGTGTACAGGAGTTAAGTTGAGCCAAAATGATGCGAGGATATCAGAAATGGTGGTTAGCCAGGGGGAGGGACGTGAGCCACAAGAAGCCATGCCCCTCCCCCAGGCTGTAGCCCTCAGAGCAAAGGCGACCCTGAGCTGAGCCTCTGCTGCGTTCCCTGCCTCTCATCTGATGGGGCTGAGAATGCTCGGAGGCCAGCACGCAGCTCACTCAAGTTTCTTGGTGCAAGGAGAGGGCCCGGACGGAGAATAAAATATGTGGCCAGGGATCCCAAGGATCTGTTTTGAGGCCACGGCTGTTCTGAATTCCTCATGATGAAAGATGGCAGGAGCATGAGATCCCCTGccagccttttttatttttcacttCTTCCTTTTGGGCTTGCTTTGTTTCTTGGAATAAAATATTCTCTTTTTCTCACTTTTGGAAAGAAACAGATAGCGGAGGAGGTTTCTCTTTTTCCTAATCTGTAATGAAGAGTCGTtccccgttccaaattataagtcatccaagaatcttggagagtcaaagcatctcaagtttaactaaaattatagagaaaattataaagatttatgacatcaaatagatatactatgaaaatataattgatgaagaatctaattgtacttagttgacatcattaatgttattatattatcatataaatttggtcaaccttgagatactttgactttccaagattcttggaatgacttataatttgggatggagggagtagtagtcTTTTTGTGTGTTGTGTCAGAAAGGAAAATTTGAGATTTTTGTCTCATCGATAAATCGGCTATATATATGATATTGGATTTGGATAGTAGGTTTTTGTTAAAGTTTTCGCGACTTGGAATACATCATAGGTGGTACTTTGAGAACATAGAAATAATGGTTCTGATTGGCCATAATTTTTTctaggaaatgaaaaaaaataaaaaaaaacctgCCAAATTCCAGAAAAACAAGGGGAGTCCCTAAGGGTCCCTACTATGTGCAAGTGTTAACAGACATTGCTTCAGAATCACACCTCATAATTCGAGAATCTGACATacctgaaaagtgaaaactacATACTCCTGTGCATGGCAATTGCCACAGGCCCTGCACTTTGTCTCTGATCATTATTtcagcaaaaaaaagaaagtgagAAAGATATATAAAGCAAACTAAGGCTGAATGAAACCCCTGCCTGTACGTGTCCATgatctgaagttctgaacaCCATTGACCGAGAGAGGTCACATCCTGCAATGCAAATTGAGTAGAGTACTCCTATTTTCGCAGTGTGGATAGAAAGAATTGTGCGCTCTTGTGGGACCAAGCCGCAATTTGATCGGATCTTTGCTAAGCTTCCTTCTGTTGCGGCACAGTGTACGCATCGATCGCTTTGAGCTAGATCGATCCGGATGCTCACGCGTGTTCTCCGGAGGAGGATGGGCTTCGCCACAGGAGTGGAACCTGTCAAACATGCAACTGACTGACTTGTTCTTCGagcgtgtgtgcgtgtgtgatGAGTGTGCGTGTGAGTGAGTTGGAGTGAGATGGACGTGACGCTAATCTCTTTTAGAGATTTGGTGCCACACGTACAGTCAGGCCGACAGCGCCGATGATGATGAGACCGAGGGCTACCTGGCAGGATCCTGGCAACCGCGACCCAAGTGTATAGTCAAGTGTATACTGGTGCATGGTACGGTAGAGAGGTTTCAAAGTGAGTTCTTTTACGGCGCCTTATACTCTTTACATAACCGCGGCTCGCGGCTATTCAGAAAATGTCGAGGGCTGAATCTCTGAATTATAACGTCACGATGAGGTTGTGTAcaactttgccaagtgtcaactCAAGTTTCAATTTTAGACTAACCTATATTTTGCCCCCACGCAcaagatattttttattttatttttgaaaaaaaaagaaaaaataatttacCCGCGTGTGAAAATTAGCAGAGGCTGACTCTGGTGATGGCAAGTTGGGGTCCCGGTGTAGAATGGCTACGCGATAACCATTCCCGGTCGCTCTCCGGCCTACACTTGTGCTTGTGCTACCCGGGGGCGAATCCAGTTCGTTCGTTCAGTCGCGGGCGCCGCCACTGTTCCTGCACCAACTTTGGCCCTCGTTAAAAAGGCCGGCGCCCCGTGCTTGCCCTTCTTGCCAACAACTTCCCAGCCGGAGCTCGTCTTCTTCCCCACACTTACTCCTCCTCAGCTTCTTCTACTGATCATCAGCTCATCGCGCAGACAGTCAGACaccagagagagaaagagaggagcaGAGAGAAGGTGAAGGGAGGCTCTGAAGATTTATTGGTGGCTGCAGCGAAGCCCGCCCAGTTCAGAAGCGGATAAAATAGTCAggttcttgtttcttctgtaCTTTCTCTGTCTATCtctagttttcttttcttttatttttcccttGTCTTTTGAGTTCCCTGTACGTTGTTCCATCTGCACGAGTCAAAATGGATATGCCATTCTATCCGCACCGGGGCACGagtcaggccttgtttagttggcgaatttgggaggtgccaaattactgttacagcactgtagcacactgtagcgtttcgtttgtatttgtgaattattgtccaaatattgactaattaggctcaaaagattcgtctcgcaaagtacaacaaaactgtgcaattactttttaatttcatctacatttagtactccatgcatgtaccgcaagtttgatgtgatggggaatcttctttttgcatagtgtcaaagttggaagttgggagtaactaaacatggcctcaaaATGGATGAGCCCACACATTTTTACTGTTCGTTGGTTCTGCTTGCTCCTCTCTGTTAGTCTCGTGCTCATCTCTCCTGGTGCCTCGCTCTCCAGGTTCAGAGCTTCAGGTGCTGCAGAGCAATACGCTTGTAGATTATTGTATATACCAGTTCTGCTTCTGCACTCATGCCCTTTGCTTTTTCAAATTCAGTTCCTTTGATCCTTGAAATTCAATTGCTACTATTTGATCAATTGAAAGGGGATGGAAGATCACCCTGTCTGCATGTTCGATCACTCTGCGATGCGTATCAAGTCCGAACCCTGGTTCCTGCAGCTGGAAATATGACGGAGTTCTCTTGCCCTTCTCCTTGCAGCGGTCGAGCGCGCTTCGTGTTCCGTGGGAtgctcacggcggcggcggtctgaGGAGCCATGAACCAGTACGGCCCTGATTGGAGCAGCAGCATGGGAGACGCCTTCGCGGAATTGAAGTGCGTTCTGATCGTTCATGGCATGATTTGTATGCTGTTCCGTTCATGGCTGATGGCGATGGTTTTGTGAAATGGTGTGGTTtgcagcggcgacgacgacgggctCATCGAGCTGATGTGGTGCAACGGCCACGTGGTCATGCAGAGCCAGGCGCCGCGGAAGCCGCCGAGGCCAGAgaaggctccggcggcggcggtgcaggacgacgaggcggcggcgtggttcCAGTacccggtggcggcggaggacccGCTCGAGAGGGACCTCTTCACGGAGCTCTTCGGGGAGGCGCAGGCGGCCGACgacgccggcagcggcagggcgTGCAAGGAGGAGGCGGAGTGCGCGGGCGACGCCGCGCCCCAGAGCAGCGGGCtgatgccgccgccgaggccgcgggaGAAGGCGTGCTTCGGAGACCTCGGCGACGTCGAGGACGgcaccgcggcgacggcgacggcgacggaggcCGGCGAGTCGTCCATGCTGACGATCGGGTCGAGCTTCTGCGGGAGCAACCACGTGCAgacgccgcgcgcccgcgcgcccttcgacggcgcgccgccgccggggggcgCGGGGAAGGCCGGCGGCAAGGCCCGCGACGCGGCCACCGTGACCTCGTCGTCGATGCGGCCGACGTCATGCACCACCAAGGCCGGGCAGCCCAGCGCCAGTGCCAACCGGAGCGGCAAGCGGAAGCAGAGCGATTCCACGGACGCCGAGGTACGCCCGCGCTGCCGATCGCGATCTTGTCGCGGCATCAATCCCTTCTGCACCCGATCAATCGATGACAGACACGGCCGCAAATGCAGGACGCGGAGTTCGAGTCCGCCGACGTGACGTGCGAGCCGGCGCAGAAGCTGACGACGGCcaagcggcggcgcgccgccgaggTCCACAACCTCTCGGAGCGGGTAGGCCTGGCTCCTTCCAAAATTTCCATCACGTTCTTTGTTACAATTCCCGCAGGAACGTGAGAATTTTCGCTCGTGCGGCCGCCATTGCTAACTGTGACCTGAACCCGATGCAGAGAAGAAGGGACAGGATCAACGAGAAGATGAAGGCCCTGCAGGAGCTCATACCTCACTGCAACAAAGTAATCACATATGAACTTGCAATCCTGCTCTTGCATATCCCATCTCCTTGATTATCTGATCTCATACTCTCTTGTATTCTTGCGTCGAATCGAATTCTTCAGACTGATAAAGCGTCGATGCTGGACGAGGCGATCGAGTACCTCAAGTCGCTGCAGCTCCAGCTGCAGGTGAGTGTCCTCTTGGCGCCAAAAAGATGGTTCTTACCCAAGAACGAGACCTCGGTCTGTGACATACTGACACGTGGATTGTTGCGGTGCAGATGATGTGGAtgggcggcgggatggcggccgcggcggcggcgccggtgatgTTCCCGGCGGGAGTGCACCAGTACATGCAGCGGATGGTGGCCCCTCCCCACGTGGCGTCCATGCCTAGGATGACGTtcatgg
This sequence is a window from Setaria italica strain Yugu1 chromosome III, Setaria_italica_v2.0, whole genome shotgun sequence. Protein-coding genes within it:
- the LOC101779980 gene encoding WD repeat-containing protein 75 produces the protein MITGGQSYVSAPPAFSADGRLLLVCSGRAVSVFSTATAMLVSELEGHEGDVTAVVVVPPPAAATATPAVKLASYCWTAGLDGVLIYWDFVAAEAVRKVQVGLPVHSMVVPNICRTSKGAEVSTPVAFISVEDMSKPANEAKALRGQMRVYDLMKGRKVGLLAETRKPEKIVASSSGEFLGITNKRKLHIWNIPTKDFKPDKIRKTKLRHTKNLTTLAFHPSERTVAAGDVTGRILIWRDFGNAKFSESSKSKVDEGRDGVRGDDDADMCTTWHWHSSRVRFLKFSSDGAYLFSGGLEGVIVVWQLDTGKRRYKPRLGSPLLFFVDSPDSSISCVSCTNNQVYLLKMPNMEVMRSIAGIKLPIASTSLGGSDRSVYGFDYTNRLVAIPTEDYCIQFYDLFENTEISELQVCQRNFQPVDDITMYISLVSLSIDGSLMCTVDVKLPEDELGGLVTLKFWNHGSSAGNYFLSTVIYEPHSDAEVSAVAFRPGRNMAVSSSFGGNFKVWVQSLSSQSSNEKNCAGWRCQSVGSYKKKPMTSAAFSADGSVLAVAAESVITLWDPDNNALVGVIAETLSPVTNLSFVGTSVFLMSVCQSSRPQVTVWNVSNLCMQWSYSIYAEAACCSPDGNEFAVLALLSCPDGGASTEQDGAILLFNAENPNPVASWSVKKARGGSISFVKGDISLDANANNSRDRDTVSLVYVNGSHEYAIFDPRKSEELVISRNADKKIQADEPALIGYASIYGELRKLESKKEVSDVPFIPSDRPWETIFSGSSHVLPPLTKLCSAFLSSLLEKRSVANE
- the LOC101780384 gene encoding uncharacterized protein LOC101780384; the encoded protein is MAHHHRRCRPVMTVAAALCLVVLTLGGRCGAAARPLRRLHAAEGSTEPALASEAAEAVLDVAAAEAPEAAAMLAAGGGGEGQGGLGEGKWLPLPMPMPMSMPAASALAGGLRFPPLPVSFPLAGASMPWLPGAPPAFAGVPALVPPYVGATRQEQLSLWASLFNPFQVRPRLPGALGGETTTAGAVERGGPAIAGAGKAAEGETMDVPAAGAVQVPEPKWGVFLGNIDRRN
- the LOC101780784 gene encoding transcription factor PIF4 isoform X1; translation: MNQYGPDWSSSMGDAFAELNGDDDGLIELMWCNGHVVMQSQAPRKPPRPEKAPAAAVQDDEAAAWFQYPVAAEDPLERDLFTELFGEAQAADDAGSGRACKEEAECAGDAAPQSSGLMPPPRPREKACFGDLGDVEDGTAATATATEAGESSMLTIGSSFCGSNHVQTPRARAPFDGAPPPGGAGKAGGKARDAATVTSSSMRPTSCTTKAGQPSASANRSGKRKQSDSTDAEDAEFESADVTCEPAQKLTTAKRRRAAEVHNLSERRRRDRINEKMKALQELIPHCNKTDKASMLDEAIEYLKSLQLQLQMMWMGGGMAAAAAAPVMFPAGVHQYMQRMVAPPHVASMPRMTFMAPPAVQSPPVADPYARYLAVDHLQPPPSTMHYLQGMGFYQQQQQSPALPAPPTR
- the LOC101780784 gene encoding transcription factor PIF4 isoform X2, with product MNQYGPDWSSSMGDAFAELNGDDDGLIELMWCNGHVVMQSQAPRKPPRPEKAPAAAVQDDEAAAWFQYPVAAEDPLERDLFTELFGEAQAADDAGSGRACKEEAECAGDAAPQSSGLMPPPRPREKACFGDLGDVEDGTAATATATEAGESSMLTIGSSFCGSNHVQTPRARAPFDGAPPPGGAGKAGGKARDAATVTSSSMRPTSCTTKAGQPSASANRSGKRKQSDSTDAEDAEFESADVTCEPAQKLTTAKRRRAAEVHNLSERRRRDRINEKMKALQELIPHCNKTDKASMLDEAIEYLKSLQLQLQMMWMGGGMAAAAAAPVMFPAGVHQYMQRMVAPPHVASMPRMTFMAPPAVQSPPVADPYARYLAVDHLQPPPSTMGMGFYQQQQQSPALPAPPTR